The following coding sequences are from one Mycobacterium bourgelatii window:
- a CDS encoding DUF3800 domain-containing protein, giving the protein MAELNRLIYMDDSGSNQHGWVVFGWIECTPEGWRPVLRAWLDLRKELYKDHYVPPSTELHCTKYINGRHRIATRPPRNNEWKTLGRTIAEKCLTTIRDCPHLRVGAVYSQTTKQSKAYAAHKAGCYAETVAMIDRQLIANDAYGLINMDGTPTNQSYYDAHRDLKLATRRVIEDPLFHDSHRSQLVQMADLVAYTTYLHLARHKGNKYGWNWYDTYLRPRTDGADPVRLKYS; this is encoded by the coding sequence GTGGCTGAACTCAATCGATTGATCTACATGGATGATTCGGGCAGCAACCAGCACGGCTGGGTGGTATTCGGCTGGATCGAATGTACGCCCGAGGGGTGGCGCCCGGTGCTACGCGCCTGGCTGGACCTGCGTAAAGAGCTGTACAAGGACCATTACGTGCCGCCGTCTACCGAATTGCACTGCACGAAGTACATCAATGGGCGGCACCGTATTGCTACTAGACCGCCACGGAATAACGAATGGAAGACCTTAGGGCGCACGATCGCGGAAAAATGCCTAACGACGATTAGGGATTGCCCACACCTTCGCGTTGGCGCTGTTTACAGCCAAACCACTAAACAGAGTAAAGCGTACGCCGCGCATAAGGCTGGGTGCTATGCCGAAACTGTGGCGATGATCGACCGGCAACTCATCGCGAACGACGCATACGGGTTGATAAATATGGATGGCACGCCCACTAATCAGAGCTACTACGACGCACACCGTGATCTAAAGCTGGCGACGCGGCGCGTGATTGAAGACCCGTTGTTTCACGATTCGCATCGCTCGCAGCTGGTTCAAATGGCCGATCTGGTGGCCTATACAACCTATCTGCACCTAGCGCGCCACAAAGGCAACAAGTATGGCTGGAACTGGTACGACACCTACTTGCGACCCCGCACCGATGGGGCGGACCCGGTTCGACTCAAATACAGCTAG
- a CDS encoding tyrosine-type recombinase/integrase, with the protein MQPPGTRSSRNSATSSSSATVCGHTGLTWIADAGVPVHVLRKIAGHADPSTTQRYLHPDRQSVASAGDLLSKHLWSQNGPKLRVV; encoded by the coding sequence ATGCAACCTCCTGGGACCAGGTCGTCGCGAAACTCGGCTACGAGCAGCTCAAGCGCCACAGTTTGCGGGCACACAGGGCTGACGTGGATCGCCGACGCGGGTGTGCCCGTGCATGTTCTCCGCAAGATAGCCGGCCACGCTGACCCGAGCACGACGCAGCGTTACCTACACCCCGATCGCCAGTCTGTTGCGAGTGCCGGTGACCTACTGTCGAAGCACTTGTGGTCCCAAAATGGTCCCAAGCTCCGCGTCGTCTGA